From a region of the Pongo pygmaeus isolate AG05252 chromosome 5, NHGRI_mPonPyg2-v2.0_pri, whole genome shotgun sequence genome:
- the LOC134739769 gene encoding uncharacterized protein LOC134739769: MITNNRNRVPILKWPFPPSTQETPSDSLGEQRNTESTPQKVLGWLLPQEHPSILTGIQPWTLGSPEQTCMCATLVTNLQGYQGLQRHLFSQQASHECVLPYLCWKESAQNWDARVYPGLWSLVQRWHPPGCVNSACGCERTAVHLVTEGHRSGELHLTHLHFTKVSAIPWTWTSKRLG; the protein is encoded by the exons ATGATTACAAATAATCGTAATAGAGTGCCCATTTTAAAGTGGCCTTTCCCTCCAAGCACACAGGAGACTCCCTCAGATTCCCTAGGAGAGCAAAGAAATACTGAATCTACTCCACAAAAG GTACTTGGTTGGCTGCTTCCCCAGGAACATCCCTCCATCCTCACGGGTATCCAGCCATGGACCTTGGGGAGCCCTGAACAAACATGCATGTGTGCGAcgcttgtaacaaacctgcaag GTTACCAAGGGCTTCAACGACATTTATTCTCCCAGCAAGCAAGTCATGAGTGCGTCCTGCCttacctatgctggaaagaaagtGCACAG AACTGGGACGCACGTGTCTATCCCGGTCTCTGGTCTCTTGTCCAGCGATGGCATCCTCCCGGCTGCGTGAACTCAGCTTGCGGCTGTGAAAGGACAGCCGTGCACCTTGTCACCGAGGGCCACCGCAGTGGGGAGCTGCACCTGACACATTTACATTTCACAAAGGTATCTGCCATTCCGTGGACATGGACCAGCAAGAGGCTTGGATGA